The following proteins are encoded in a genomic region of Oncorhynchus masou masou isolate Uvic2021 chromosome 19, UVic_Omas_1.1, whole genome shotgun sequence:
- the LOC135506163 gene encoding rho-related GTP-binding protein RhoB-like, with amino-acid sequence MAEIRKKLVVVGDGACGKTCLLIVFSKDEFPEVYVPTVFDNYVADIEVDTKQVQLALWDTAGQEDYDRLRPLSYPDTDVILMCFSVDSPDSLENIPEKWVPEVKHFCPNVPIILVANKRDLRNDENVRSELSRMKQEPVKTEDGRAMAMRIGAYDYLECSAKTKDGIREVFDTATRASLQKRSKPSSGCVNCCLLL; translated from the coding sequence ATGGCAGAGATACGAAAAAAGCTGGTCGTAGTCGGCGACGGCGCCTGTGGAAAGACCTGCTTGCTGATTGTGTTCAGCAAAGACGAGTTTCCTGAGGTCTATGTGCCAACTGTATTTGACAACTATGTGGCCGATATTGAAGTGGACACCAAGCAAGTCCAACTAGCACTGTGGGACACGGCTGGACAAGAGGACTACGATCGCCTTCGCCCGCTATCCTATCCGGACACTGATGTCATCCTGATGTGCTTTTCCGTGGACAGCCCGGACTCCCTCGAAAACATCCCCGAGAAATGGGTGCCAGAGGTAAAGCACTTTTGTCCCAACGTGCCCATTATTTTAGTTGCCAACAAAAGAGACTTGCGCAACGACGAGAATGTTAGGAGCGAGCTGTCCAGAATGAAACAGGAACCAGTGAAAACAGAGGACGGGCGCGCCATGGCCATGCGCATTGGTGCATATGACTATTTGGAGTGTTCTGCGAAAACGAAGGATGGTATTCGGGAGGTGTTCGACACTGCGACACGTGCTTCTTTACAGAAGAGATCAAAACCCTCCAGCGGTTGTGTGAactgttgtctgttgttgtga